Proteins from a genomic interval of Sulfurimonas sp. HSL3-2:
- a CDS encoding ATP citrate lyase citrate-binding domain-containing protein, with translation MAQRAIREYDGKAIFSKHWEKYFSGFHYGFKSVLVTSGAELKAKAEEHGFEWLKQEPLVAKPDMLFGKRGKNDLVLFKTNKPGDVTLADAAAWIDEKMSHTTTLLSGQHGQLTHFIVEPFTPHSQEQEYYISATTVGEDDVLYMSAEGGMEVEEGWDEKVNEVAIPINMNDADMEHAIKANIPSDIQAKDKESFISFAIQFFKFYRDMNFAYLEINPIVMLDNNEMAILDLVARLDDTAGFMMADSWGDIEYPTAFGMEDQSPEEKAIAEADSKSGASLKLTILNPLGRIWTMVAGGGASVVYADTIADLSGDVKELANYGEYSGGPTTGETKFYADTLIDLMTRHKDAKGRNKILIIGGAIANFTDVAKTFTGIIQSFEENVAKMKEHNVQIYVRRGGPNYEKGLKDIKEAADRLGLYIEVYGPETHVTDIVRMALEK, from the coding sequence CTCAAAGAGCGATTCGTGAATACGACGGTAAAGCAATTTTCTCTAAACACTGGGAAAAGTATTTCAGCGGGTTCCATTATGGATTTAAATCTGTATTGGTAACAAGTGGTGCTGAATTAAAAGCAAAAGCTGAGGAGCATGGTTTTGAATGGTTGAAACAAGAACCTCTTGTAGCAAAACCGGACATGCTGTTTGGTAAGCGTGGTAAAAATGATCTTGTTCTATTTAAAACAAATAAACCAGGTGATGTGACATTAGCTGATGCCGCTGCTTGGATAGATGAAAAAATGTCTCATACGACTACACTATTATCTGGTCAACATGGGCAGTTAACTCATTTTATAGTTGAGCCATTTACTCCGCACTCTCAAGAACAAGAATACTATATCTCTGCGACAACTGTCGGTGAAGATGATGTACTTTATATGTCTGCAGAAGGCGGTATGGAAGTAGAAGAAGGTTGGGATGAGAAAGTTAATGAAGTAGCTATTCCAATTAATATGAATGATGCAGATATGGAACACGCTATTAAAGCAAATATTCCTTCTGATATTCAAGCAAAAGATAAAGAATCATTCATATCATTTGCAATTCAATTCTTTAAATTTTATCGTGATATGAACTTTGCATATTTAGAGATCAATCCGATCGTTATGCTAGATAACAACGAAATGGCGATCTTAGACCTTGTTGCACGTTTAGATGACACTGCAGGTTTTATGATGGCTGATTCTTGGGGTGATATCGAATATCCGACAGCGTTTGGTATGGAAGATCAGTCTCCTGAAGAGAAAGCTATTGCAGAAGCAGATTCAAAATCAGGTGCTTCACTTAAACTTACTATCCTTAATCCACTTGGCCGTATCTGGACAATGGTCGCGGGTGGTGGTGCTTCAGTTGTTTATGCTGATACTATTGCAGATTTAAGCGGTGATGTAAAAGAACTTGCTAACTACGGTGAGTACTCGGGTGGACCGACTACTGGTGAAACAAAGTTCTATGCAGACACTTTGATAGATCTTATGACACGTCACAAAGATGCTAAAGGACGTAATAAGATCCTTATTATCGGTGGAGCTATCGCTAACTTTACTGACGTTGCAAAAACATTTACTGGTATCATCCAGTCATTTGAAGAAAATGTTGCAAAAATGAAAGAACATAACGTACAAATTTATGTACGTCGTGGTGGGCCTAACTATGAAAAAGGTCTTAAAGATATTAAAGAAGCAGCAGATCGTCTAGGTCTGTACATAGAAGTTTACGGACCAGAAACACATGTTACTGACATCGTTCGTATGGCTTTAGAGAAGTAA
- a CDS encoding citrate/2-methylcitrate synthase encodes MGALFTKDTQAIFWNNNKSAIQRMLDYDYTISREKPSVAAIVAPTSNNKFEKFFYGPDEIMVPVFRSTTEAAQAFPKADVLLNFASFRTAYDVTMEAIAIKGQFKTVMVTAEGIPERLARKMNQSARDAGVTVIGPATVGGIAPGAFKIANVGGTIENIVNSKLHRAGSCGLVTRSGGLFNELSNIIAINADGIAEGVAIGGDRFVGSVFIDNLLRMESNPEVKYMILLGEVGGTEEYKVIEAVKNGQIKKPIIAWCIGTIAKHFSSGVQFGHAGASANADAETAAAKNKAMAEAGIYVPESFNDLPNKIKEVYTKLKADGIITDIAEPELKVVPKVRRAKEFICTISDDRGDEATYAGYPISSVATPDTGFGIGDVISLLWFKKRYPKWATEYIETVIKTVADHGPAVSGAHNAKVTARAGKDVISSLVTGLLTIGPRFGGAIDDAARYFKYANDNGMSPAEFINYMKAEGKTISGIGHRIKSVRNPDLRVSGLKKFAAENFPATPLLDFALEVEKLTTSKKDNLILNVDGTIGILMVDMWRALGYAEDEIDGFIDAGALNAFFVVGRSIGFIGHVLDEKRLGMPMYRHPMDDILYNVEKAEEL; translated from the coding sequence ATGGGTGCATTATTTACTAAAGATACACAAGCAATTTTTTGGAATAACAACAAAAGCGCAATTCAGCGTATGCTTGATTATGACTATACTATTTCTCGTGAAAAGCCATCTGTTGCAGCTATCGTAGCTCCAACATCAAATAACAAATTTGAGAAGTTTTTCTATGGACCGGATGAGATAATGGTTCCGGTTTTCCGCTCAACTACTGAGGCGGCACAAGCTTTCCCAAAAGCTGATGTACTTCTTAACTTTGCATCATTCAGAACAGCGTATGATGTGACAATGGAAGCAATAGCAATCAAAGGTCAGTTTAAAACTGTTATGGTTACTGCAGAAGGTATCCCAGAAAGACTTGCAAGAAAGATGAATCAATCAGCTCGTGATGCTGGTGTTACAGTAATCGGACCTGCAACTGTCGGTGGTATCGCTCCGGGTGCATTTAAAATTGCAAACGTTGGTGGAACTATTGAGAACATAGTTAATTCTAAACTTCACCGTGCAGGTTCTTGTGGTCTTGTAACTCGTTCAGGTGGTCTGTTTAACGAACTTTCTAACATCATCGCTATCAACGCTGACGGTATTGCAGAAGGTGTTGCGATCGGTGGTGACCGTTTCGTTGGTTCAGTATTTATCGACAATCTTTTACGTATGGAAAGTAATCCGGAAGTAAAATATATGATCCTACTTGGTGAAGTAGGCGGTACTGAAGAATATAAAGTGATCGAAGCTGTTAAAAACGGTCAAATTAAAAAACCTATCATCGCATGGTGTATCGGTACTATTGCAAAACACTTTAGTTCAGGTGTTCAATTCGGTCACGCAGGTGCAAGTGCAAATGCTGACGCAGAAACAGCAGCTGCTAAAAACAAAGCGATGGCAGAAGCTGGGATATATGTTCCAGAGTCATTCAATGATCTACCAAACAAGATCAAAGAAGTTTATACAAAATTAAAAGCTGACGGTATCATCACAGATATAGCTGAACCTGAACTAAAAGTGGTTCCAAAAGTACGTCGTGCAAAAGAGTTTATTTGTACGATTTCTGATGATCGTGGTGATGAAGCAACATATGCAGGGTATCCTATATCTTCAGTTGCAACTCCTGACACAGGATTTGGTATCGGTGATGTTATTTCACTTCTATGGTTCAAAAAACGTTATCCAAAATGGGCTACTGAGTATATCGAGACTGTTATCAAAACTGTTGCAGATCACGGTCCAGCGGTTTCTGGTGCACACAATGCAAAAGTTACAGCTCGTGCTGGTAAAGATGTAATATCTTCACTTGTTACTGGTCTTTTAACAATTGGTCCACGTTTTGGTGGAGCGATCGATGATGCTGCACGTTATTTCAAATATGCAAACGATAACGGTATGAGCCCGGCTGAGTTTATCAATTATATGAAAGCTGAAGGTAAAACTATTTCTGGTATCGGTCACCGTATCAAATCTGTTCGTAACCCGGATCTTCGTGTAAGTGGACTGAAAAAATTTGCTGCTGAGAACTTCCCGGCAACTCCGTTACTTGACTTTGCACTTGAAGTAGAAAAACTTACTACAAGTAAAAAAGACAATCTTATCTTAAACGTTGACGGTACAATCGGTATCTTGATGGTAGATATGTGGCGTGCACTTGGTTATGCAGAAGACGAGATCGACGGTTTCATCGATGCAGGTGCATTAAATGCATTCTTCGTTGTTGGTCGTTCGATCGGTTTCATTGGTCACGTTCTTGACGAAAAACGTCTTGGTATGCCGATGTATCGCCATCCAATGGATGATATTCTTTATAACGTTGAAAAAGCAGAAGAGCTGTAA
- a CDS encoding type II/IV secretion system protein — MKKPAFTMLELVFVIVAIGILSAVFIPRFGQNKLSEAANQLISHIRYTQHLALMDDKFDATDGSWYKKRWQIVFSTGDNFANNRPSYSIFSDKNANGNLDPNEIALNPIDKTKYLTGGVTGYAQLDIRNMSTFVGTKELNLGTKYNIDTISLSASCSTGTRIAFDHLGRPLKGPLTNYTSPYDTSGGRGLVSAPCDITMTSSYGTATIRIEPETGYVHLQ; from the coding sequence ATGAAAAAACCAGCTTTTACTATGTTAGAACTTGTCTTTGTTATTGTAGCGATAGGTATACTTTCTGCCGTGTTTATCCCAAGGTTTGGACAGAATAAGCTTTCAGAAGCGGCTAATCAATTAATTTCGCATATAAGATATACACAGCACTTAGCATTGATGGATGATAAGTTTGATGCAACAGATGGGTCATGGTACAAAAAAAGATGGCAGATAGTTTTTTCTACTGGTGATAATTTTGCTAATAATAGACCGTCATACTCAATATTTAGTGATAAAAATGCAAACGGTAATCTTGATCCAAATGAGATCGCACTAAATCCGATAGATAAGACGAAGTATCTTACAGGGGGTGTTACAGGATATGCACAATTGGATATTCGTAATATGTCGACCTTTGTTGGAACAAAAGAGCTCAACTTAGGTACCAAATACAATATAGATACTATCTCTCTATCAGCAAGTTGCAGTACAGGTACTAGAATAGCTTTTGACCATCTTGGCAGACCGTTAAAAGGTCCGTTGACTAATTATACTTCTCCATATGATACTTCAGGTGGAAGAGGGCTTGTTAGTGCCCCATGTGATATTACAATGACAAGTTCTTATGGAACAGCTACTATAAGAATTGAGCCTGAAACAGGATATGTACATTTACAATAA